A genomic stretch from Thermomonospora umbrina includes:
- a CDS encoding acyl-CoA dehydrogenase, translating into MAIGLTEEHEALAASVRGLAERHVTPQVVRGEVNAPRSQGRPEFWAALAHQGLPGLHLSEDHGGQGFGLVEQAVAVEELGRALTPGPYLPTVIASAAIGTYGSGAARADLLPSLADGTLTAAVALSGDFTATATAVSADASGALTASPVGDGAEIAGTAGTVLGAPLADLFVLPLNDGRWALVDADDVTVTEAESLDLTRPVGGVEVTRAVVPEERIFEGAVADLAVVLLGAEACGVAGRALDDAVAYAKIREQFGRPIGQFQGVKHLCARMLIAAERARAAVWDAARALDGREDAEQRAYAVAVAGALAADAAVTCAEGDIQVHGGVGYTFEHDAHLLYRRALTLRALSGRAAAFRDRAARLAQAGVRRPMDIELPPDAEGLRERVRARIAELAAMDPLAQRAAMAEGGWVTPHLPEPWGRDAGPVEQIVIGQELKRARVRPVPLMIAAWVVPSLVRYGTPEQQERFLPPTLRGEILWCQLFSEPGAGSDLASVSLRAERVEGGWRLTGQKIWNSLAREAQWGICIARTDPDAPKHDGITYFLVDMASDGIEVRPLRECTGEAVFNEVFLDGVFVPDDLVVGPVNAGWRVARNTLANERVGLTGSFQLGGDLPGLVELAEGLGVADDPLVRDGVGGLACDEHAFRLLGLRATLKQLSGTDPGATANVRKLVAMEHGQRVTEYGFTLLGEEGALTGDRQAGLRRRWTRHLLASRAMTIGGGTTEVNLNVIGERILGLPRDPEPRR; encoded by the coding sequence CGCACCAGGGCCTTCCCGGGCTGCACCTGTCCGAGGACCACGGAGGCCAGGGCTTCGGGCTGGTCGAGCAGGCGGTCGCGGTGGAGGAACTGGGCCGTGCCCTGACCCCCGGGCCCTACCTCCCGACGGTGATCGCGAGCGCCGCGATCGGGACGTACGGCTCCGGTGCGGCGCGGGCGGACCTCCTGCCGTCCCTCGCCGACGGCACGCTGACCGCCGCCGTCGCGTTGAGCGGCGACTTCACCGCCACGGCGACGGCGGTCTCGGCGGACGCCTCCGGTGCGTTGACCGCGAGCCCTGTCGGGGATGGCGCGGAGATCGCGGGCACGGCCGGGACGGTGCTCGGGGCCCCGCTCGCGGACCTGTTCGTCCTCCCGCTGAACGACGGTCGCTGGGCCCTGGTGGACGCCGACGACGTCACCGTGACCGAGGCCGAGTCGCTGGACCTCACCCGGCCGGTCGGTGGCGTCGAGGTCACGAGGGCCGTCGTCCCCGAGGAGCGGATCTTCGAGGGGGCGGTCGCGGACCTCGCCGTCGTCCTGCTCGGCGCGGAGGCGTGCGGGGTGGCGGGCCGCGCCCTGGACGACGCGGTGGCGTACGCCAAGATCCGTGAGCAGTTCGGCCGTCCGATCGGGCAGTTCCAGGGTGTCAAGCACCTGTGCGCCCGCATGCTGATCGCCGCCGAACGGGCGCGCGCCGCCGTGTGGGACGCCGCCCGCGCCCTCGACGGCCGGGAGGACGCCGAGCAGCGCGCGTACGCCGTCGCGGTCGCCGGGGCGCTGGCCGCCGACGCGGCGGTGACCTGTGCCGAGGGCGACATTCAGGTTCACGGCGGCGTCGGCTACACCTTCGAGCACGACGCGCACCTCCTCTACCGGCGCGCCCTGACGCTCCGCGCCCTGTCCGGCCGCGCCGCCGCGTTCCGCGACCGGGCGGCCCGCCTCGCGCAGGCGGGGGTGCGCCGCCCCATGGACATCGAGCTGCCGCCGGACGCCGAGGGCCTGCGCGAACGCGTACGGGCCCGGATCGCGGAGCTGGCCGCGATGGACCCCCTCGCCCAGCGCGCCGCGATGGCCGAGGGCGGCTGGGTCACCCCGCACCTGCCGGAGCCGTGGGGCAGGGACGCCGGGCCGGTGGAGCAGATCGTCATCGGGCAGGAGCTCAAGCGCGCCCGGGTGCGGCCCGTTCCGCTGATGATCGCCGCCTGGGTGGTGCCGTCGCTGGTCCGGTACGGGACACCGGAGCAGCAGGAGCGGTTCCTGCCGCCGACGCTGCGCGGCGAGATCCTGTGGTGCCAGTTGTTCAGCGAGCCCGGCGCCGGCTCCGACCTGGCGAGCGTGTCCCTGCGGGCCGAACGGGTCGAGGGCGGCTGGCGGCTGACCGGACAGAAGATCTGGAACTCGCTGGCCCGCGAGGCCCAGTGGGGCATCTGCATCGCCCGGACCGACCCGGACGCGCCCAAGCACGACGGCATCACCTATTTCCTGGTGGACATGGCGTCGGACGGCATCGAGGTCCGTCCGCTGCGGGAGTGCACGGGCGAGGCGGTGTTCAACGAGGTCTTCCTCGACGGCGTGTTCGTGCCCGACGACTTGGTGGTCGGCCCCGTCAACGCGGGCTGGCGGGTGGCGCGCAACACCCTGGCGAACGAGCGGGTGGGGCTGACGGGCTCGTTCCAGCTCGGCGGGGACCTGCCCGGGCTGGTGGAGCTGGCGGAGGGGCTGGGTGTGGCGGACGACCCGCTGGTCCGCGACGGCGTGGGCGGGCTGGCCTGCGACGAGCACGCGTTCCGGCTGCTCGGGCTGCGGGCCACCCTCAAGCAACTGTCGGGCACCGACCCGGGCGCCACGGCGAACGTCCGCAAGCTGGTGGCGATGGAGCACGGGCAGCGGGTCACCGAGTACGGGTTCACGCTGCTCGGCGAGGAGGGCGCGCTGACCGGCGACCGGCAGGCCGGGCTGCGCCGTCGGTGGACCCGCCACCTGCTGGCCTCCCGCGCGATGACGATCGGGGGCGGCACCACCGAGGTCAACCTGAACGTGATCGGCGAGCGTATCCTCGGCCTGCCCCGCGACCCCGAACCCCGACGCTAG